The Coleofasciculus sp. FACHB-T130 nucleotide sequence TATTTTAAATCATATAAAGTGCGATCGCCTTCATCAACCAAGATACTTTAGCCAAGGGACGCTTTGTTCGCTTCGCCTTGAATCCTTTTGCATTCCCTCAAGCTCACATAAGGGCGATCGCCAGTCATGCTTCTTGGAAAGGGTAACAAAATATACTTATAAGTTTAATTTATATTCTTTTGCTGAGTGGATTTCGTCATAACCAGGACATCTGGGTGATAGAAGTGGTAGTTAATGGTGAACAACTTCCAAATCTAGGGCCTGTATAAAGAAAGTTGAAAGTTCGTGAAGTATTTTTTCCTTTCTGATGGATGGACTGTCGGTCGAGTATGGGAATTCGGCGGCTTGTGGAACGAAAACTCTTGGCGACGCAAACCCGAAATTCAGCAAATGAACCTTTGCATCTTCGAGCAAGGCGAAAAACTGTGGCTGTATCGAGTAGAAGACGCCATTCTTATGGTCGAAGTCAAACCCACAGCTCATGTCCCAACTGAGTCAGCCAATCAGAATATTGGTCAAGTAGTGCTAAAACGCTTGATTGATGCTGAAGAGGTCATCCAGAGAATGAACGAGTCAGCAGCGTTACCCCAACTCAGCAGCACCCAGGAGTCGGGATGAAAGGTTAAGAATGCGATCGCTACCTTAATCCCAACTGTCAACCCGCTTGCAATGGATTCTAACAATAGTTACACTTCTTTAAATGGTAACTCCCCTCGGTCTTCCGACCTAGGAATGGCGTGAACCTGGTGTGACGAGGCCAAAAACCTTATCGACACGATAAATCGTGTCTGTAACATCTGCCGAGGTAAAACATCAAGTACGCGAAACTCTCATGCAAAAAGCCTGCAATCGGCATGGCTCTTGAAGCTAAGAGTAGGTAACATAATCTTTCATTTTCACTTTTGCCTTGTGAAACAGTCCCGCAGTCTTGCAAGAGAGCTTCTCTGGCTTAGATTATGGTAAACAACGGCAAATCGCACATAAAAAAAGAAGCGTCGAAGTAGACACTTATTCATCTGAGGAGGAGCGTAGTCAATGGGACTACCCTGGTACCGAGTACACACAGTCGTCCTGAACGATCCAGGTCGATTGATATCTGTACACCTGATGCATACTGCCCTCGTGGCAGGCTGGGCCGGTTCGATGGCCCTGTACGAACTCGCAATTTTTGACCCCAGCGACCCAGTCCTGAACCCCATGTGGCGTCAGGGGATGTTTGTACTGCCATTCATGGCTCGCTTGGGTGTAACCGAATCCTGGGGTGGTTGGAGCATTACTGGCAGCTCAGGAAACTACCCTGGCGTATGGTCATTTGAAGGCGTTGCTGCCGCTCATATCGTCCTTTCCGGTCTGCTGTTCCTGGCTGCCGTCTGGCACTGGGTTTACTGGGATTTGGAACTGTTTAGAGACCCCCGCACCGGCCAACCAGCGCTCGACTTGCCAAAGATGTTTGGCATTCACCTGCTTTTGTCGGGTCTTTTGTGCTTTGGATTCGGTGCATTCCACCTGTCGGGGCTATTTGGCCCTGGTATGTGGGTTTCCGACCCCTACGGTATCACTGGCAGCGTCCAACCTGTCGCGCCAGAGTGGGGACCCGATGGCTTTAATCCGTTCAATCCTGGCGGTGTCGTCGCTCACCACATTGCAGCAGGTGTCGTAGGAATTATCGCTGGTTTGTTTCACCTAGCAGTTCGACCCCCAGAGCGGCTCTACAAAGCTTTGCGGATGGGGAACATCGAAACCGTGCTTTCCAGCAGTATTGCCGCTGTATTCTTTGCCGCCTTCGTTGTGGCAGGTACGATGTGGTACGGCAGTGCTACAACTCCGATTGAGCTGTTTGGTCCCACCCGCTATCAGTGGGATGGCGGTTACTTCAAGCAAGAAATTGACCGGCGCATTCAAGCGAATATTGCTGAAGGGGCGAGCGCTTCCGAAGCTTGGTCGCAAATTCCAGAAAAACTGGCATTTTATGACTATGTCGGAAACAGCCCTGCGAAGGGTGGTTTGTTCCGCGCAGGTCCAATGAATAAAGGAGATGGGATTGCTCAGGCTTGGTTAGGGCATCCAGTATTCAAAGATGCTGAAGGTCGGGAATTGTCGGTACGTCGTCTTCCCAACTTCTTTGAAACCTTCCCCGTGATCTTGACCGATAAAGACGGTGTGATTCGCGCCGATATTCCGTTCCGTCGGGCAGAATCAAAAAATAGCTTTGAGCAAGCGGGTGTCACCGTAAGCTTATACGGCGGTGCTTTGGATGGGAAAACTTTTGATGACCCCGCTAAAGTGAAGCAATTTGCTCGGAAAGCTCAGCTGGGTGAGCCTTTTGCATTCGACCGCGAAACGCTGAATTCTGACGGGGTGTTCCGCACCAGTCCCCGTGGCTGGTTCACGTTCGGACACGCTGTATTTGCTCTGCTGTTCTTCTTCGGGCACCTCTGGCATGGCTCTCGGACTCTGTTCCGGGATGTGTTTGCTGGGGTTGAGGCTGACCTGGAAGAGCAGGTTGAGTGGGGTCTGTTCCAGAAAGTGGGTGACAAGAGTACCCGCAAGAAGGAAGCTGTCTAGAAAGGTAATCAGGCGAAAGGCAAAAGTTAAGTATTCTTCTTTCGCCTTTTGCCTTATTAGTTTTTCTTGACAAGGTAGACTGGTAGTAAAGCAAACAATCAGGAAATTCTGATATGGAAGCCGCTGCTTACATTTTGATTTTGACCCTCGCATTGGGTACTCTCTTCTTTGCGATCGCTTTCCGCGAACCTCCTCGGATTGAGAAGAAGTAGTTCGCACCTAAAGCTCGCAGCACTACAACTTAATATTTAGGAAAAGCCACTGAGCCGCAACTGTCTTAACCCTTGTATTTCCACAAGGGTTAAGATAATAACCGGCTCAGCTTTTCCAATTTTAGGTATTTCTTTAGTAAAGTGGCAGATAATTCTAATCCTTCCTCACGCTCGTCTATCCAACAAGCGAGGACTTTTTAAAATGCAATGTCCTTTATGCCAGTACACCGATAGCCGTGTCCTTGAGTCCCGTTCCACGGAAGCCGGACAAAGTATCCGGCGACGCCGCGAGTGTTTGAAGTGCAATCATCGCTTCACTACCTACGAACGCATTGAATTTGTTCCGATTACTGTGATCAAACGGGGAGGTCAGCGAGACTCCTTTGATCGTTCCAAGTTGATTCGTGGGATTGTTCGAGCCTGTGAAAAAACCGGCATCCCCCAAGGAACTCTGGAAGTATTGGTTGATGAAATTGAAGCAGAATTACAGCAGCGAATCATTAGAGAAGTTACCAGTCAAGAAATTGGGGAATTAGTCCTCCAGCGTCTGCAATCTATCAGCGAAGTTGCATATATCCGTTTTGCCTCGGTCTATCGGCAGTTTCAAGGAATTCGAGATTTTGTGGATACCTTGAATCATCTGCGAAGTCATGGCAGTGGAACAGAGGAAGACACTGAACTAACAGATCCTCTCGAAAATAATAAGTCTTCTTTATCAGAGCCTGGTGACACAGCAATCCAGGCTTCTTTGTTTATTGGTTATTAGTAACTAGCAGTTGACAAAGCTGCTATAGTATGCAGTAGAGATGCGGTAGGTACAGCCGAACATTTTTGAATTCAAATTTATCTAGCTTTCGTCCTGGCGACGTTGTAATTGGTAAAGCGATCGCTCTGGAGCCGGAGGGCGCTTTAATTGACATTGGCGCACCAACAGCTATTTTTCTCCCAATTCGGGAAATGTCAATCAATGAGATTGACTCTCCAGAAGAAGCCTTGCAACTGAACGAATCCCGCGAATTTTTGATTGTAAATCAATACGATGAAGCGGGGAATTTGATACTTGGTCTTTCCATCCGACAGCTAGAGAAAAAGCTGGCTTGGGAACGAGTGCGTCAAATGCAAGCCGAAAACGTCACACTGTACGCTAAAGTTTATAAGATCAGTGGTGCTGCTGGTCTGTTAGTTAGGATTGAGGGGTTGCGTAGTTTCATTCCCAGTAATTTGTTGGGTACGTGTAAACATATTCAAAGAGTTAGTGGGAGAACAACTCCAGTTGAAGATCGTTGAGGCAGATGAATACCGCGATCGCTTGTTTGTTTCCCATCGACTAGCACTGTATCCAGCAGGGATAAAGCATTTAGAAGTTGGTCAAGTTGTTACTGGGAGAGTACTTGCACTCAAGCCGTATGGTGCATTTATCAATATTGCAGTCATTAACGCTCTGCTGCACATTTCCGAAATTTCCCACGCTGACTTTGACAAACCTGAAAGTATTTTTAAGGTCGATGATGAAATAAAAGCAATGATAATTTCGATGGATGCTGAGAAAGATCGCGTCTCACTCTCCACAAAAGCACTAGAACCCGAACTAGGTGATATGCTGAAAAATCCTCAGAAAGTCTATGAAAAAGCTGAGGAAATGGCGGCAAAGTACCGCAACCAGATGCAGAAATAGTAGTTGTTGCCTCAGATGTAGTCTTTAGCTGAAATACCGCTTACCTACTGCTAGGGAGCAATTTTAGCCAAACGGAGGATGAGCAAATTAAGTTATAATATCCTGTCTGGACAACTTCTCGCTCCTAGAAAATCTCATACAATAGGTTTGGCGAGAGAGCTATGTAGGTGTAAACTGCACGCGGTAAACGTGGGCGTACATCGACAGGAGGCACAGTTAAATACGGAGATAACACCAGGAAACGATACGCATGGTCAATCAGAAAACAACCGCTACAGCAGATATTGGATTTTCTCACGAAGATTTTGCGGCCCTACTCGATAAGTACGACTATCACTTTAATCCCGGTGATATTGTCGCCGGTACCGTGTTCAGTTTAGAGCCTAGGGGCGCTCTGATTGACATTGGCGCTAAAACAGCGGCTTACATTCCGATTCAGGAGATGTCAATCAATCGGGTTGATGCTCCGGAAGAAGTGTTGCAGTCCAACGAGACGCGAGAATTTTTCATTCTGACCGACGAGAATGAAGATGGACAGCTAACCCTTTCCATCCGCCGCATTGAGTACATGCGAGCATGGGAGCGAGTCAGGCAGTTGCAGACAGAAGACGCTACAGTGCGATCGCTTGTCTTCGCTACCAATCGCGGTGGTGCATTGGTACGAATTGAAGGATTGCGCGGGTTTATTCCCGGTTCTCACATCAGCACTCGCAAACCCAAGGAAGATTTGGTTGGTGAAGAACTACCCCTAAAATTCTTAGAGGTAGACGAAGACCGCAACCGTCTAGTTCTGTCGCACCGACGGGCGCTGGTCGAGCGGAAGATGAATCGCCTGGAAGTGGGCGAGGTCGTGATTGGAACGGTACGAGGCATCAAGCCTTATGGTGCATTTATCGATATTGGCGGCGTCAGCGGACTGCTGCACATCTCCGAGATTTCCCACGACCACATCGACACGCCTCACAGCGTCTTCAATGTCAATGATGAAGTGAAAGTGATGATCATTGACCTTGATGCTGAACGGGGACGGATTTCGCTCTCCACCAAGCAGCTAGAGCCAGAACCGGGCGACATGATCAAGAACCGCGATCGCGTCTATGACATGGCGGAAGAAATGGCGGCTAAGTATCGGGAGCAGATGCGAGCCAAGCTGCAAGGCACTACGATACCTTCTATAGAAATCGGCGTTTCTGACGAAGAAGCGCTACCTCCTATCGAAGATGAAGACGTGCCACCTGCTACAGAAGAGGCAGAAGTTCCACCCGCTATCGAAGCTGAAGAGGTGCCACCCGCTACAGAAGAGGAAGAAGAGTCACCTGATACAGAAGCTAAAGAGCTGTCACCTGCTATAGAACAAGAGTAATTTTGTTAGGAGACAGAGAAATTTCAGATTTGAAATTTGAAATTAGTAATGACCAAAGAGGGAATTTCCCTCTTTTTTTATTGCAGTTTAATGAGTTGAGGGGGAAATTTTGGTAACAATTCGCTGTCGAGAGGTCACGTTCCCGAATATCCAGGCGGTAATTTTTGACAAGGACGGCACCCTAGAGGATTCGGAGTCATTTTTGAGAAAGTTGGGGCAAAAGCGATCGCGCATTATAGACGCTCAAATCCCCGGAACCGGAGACCCTTTATTAATGGCGTTTGGCATTAATGGAGACACTCTCGACCCTACGGGGTTATTAGCAGTAGGTAGTCATGGAGAGAATGAAATTGCTGCTGCTGCTTATATTGCTGAGACCGGACGGGGGTGGCTGGAATCAAGAGCGATCGCTCATCGCGCTTTTAATGAAGCAGACCAATTTCTAAAAGATGCTGCCCCTTCTCCCTTATTTGTTGGTTCATTGGAAGTGCTGCAACTTCTATTTCAAGCTGGCTTGAAATTAGGAATTTTATCAGCTGCTTCGACTTCACGAGTAGAAGCATTTGTCAAGCGACATCAGCTCTCGCCCTATATCCAGCTAGAGATGGGAGTTGATGAAGGTCCCACTAAACCCGATCCGGCTTTATTTTTGCAAGCTTGCCAGAGACTGGGAGTTTCACCCAGCAATACTCTGATGGTGGGAGATTCTGCCGGAGATATTCAGATGGCACGTCAGGCGGGGGCGGCTGGTTGTATTGGCATCTGCTGGGGAAAACCAGAGGCGGCGCATCTAGAAAGTGCAGATGTCGCGATCGCGCAACTCGACGAAATTCAAATTTTGGATGCTAATGGCTAATCGGTGAGAACCCCTGACACCTGTTAGCCATTAGCTATCAGGCAAATTCCCAAAGCGATCGCGATAACGAGCTAACAGGTTTTCCATATCGGCAAGCTGTTGTTGAGCAAATTCCCGCTGCTGGCGCTCTTGTTCGGCTCGTTGGTGTTCTTGTTCGGCTCGTTGGCGTTCTTGTTCGGCTTGTTCTTCTGCCTGCTGTCGCCTCTGAGTTTCCCGCTTTAGCGCCTGCATTAGCTCATCGGCAATTAGCAACTTTTCCCCAGTATCTTCTCGGTAAAAGCCAAGTAGTTTCCCTTTTAGGAAAGCCTTGGGAATAGTCAAGAAACTGGTTAGCAAGAACAGTTGCCTGACGCTCTGCCAAGTATTGTTTGAGGACTTCCAAAGTCGTCAAAATGGCATAGAGATGGTCATAGGTTTCTGCTACTGGTTCACCATCGGCGCTAGGGGAAAAGATTTCTGCGGTTGGGCTGTCGGTAAAATTGCTGTCATCACTAGCACCGTCTCAGCGTCACCGATTTATTTGTAATTGGCATGAGCGCGATCGCTTTCGTGTCCACCAAGAGCGACTATTCTGATAAAAATCATCGAAAAATTCCCGCTACAAAGCGAATCCCGATGTCTTCCCACTGTAACGCCAAATACTAGGGCAGCCGATTCGCTTCATCAAAGCTTTATCAAATAAATTGACCATAATAGCGATCGCGTCTCAATGTTTTTAGGATCGCAGGTTAAAATAGCTTAACTTAACTCAAATCACTGCCCTAGCAAGAGCCATCATCCCAGGAGGAATTGCCCTTGTCTCGTCGCTACCTATTTACGTCTGAATCTGTTACTGAAGGTCATCCCGATAAAATCTGCGATCAGATTTCTGACACCATTCTAGATGCGCTACTGACACAAGACCCCAGCAGCCGCGTCGCAGCAGAAGTTGTCGTCAACACCGGCTTAGTGCTAATCACAGGTGAAATTACCACCAAAGCTCAAGTAAATTTCGTTAACTTAGCCCGGAAAAAAATTGCAGAGATCGGCTACACCGATGCCGATAATGGCTTCTCTGCCAACAGCTGCTCAGTCTTGGTTGCCTTGGATGAACAATCCCCAGATATTGCCCAAGGTGTTACCACCGCGCAGGAAACCCGCGTAGAAGCCAGCGACGACCAATTAGACGCCATTGGCGCTGGCGATCAAGGCATCATGTTTGGCTTCGCCTGCAACGAGACACCGGAACTGATGCCCTTGCCGATCAGTTTGTCACACCGAATTTCTCGCCGCCTTGCAGCAGTTCGGAAAACTGGACAATTGCCTTACCTGCGTCCAGACGGCAAAACTCAAGTAACGGTTGCCTATGAAGGTGGGAAACCCGTTGGGATTGACACCATCCTGATTTCCACCCAGCACACCGCCAACATTGGTGAAATTAGCGAGCAATCCGCAGTCCAAGCCAAGATTAAAGAAGATTTGTGGGCGGCGGTTGTACAACCCGTTTTTGCGGATATGGCGATTCAGCCGGACGAAGAAACCCGCTTTCTAGTCAACCCCACTGGCAAATTCGTCATCGGGGGACCTCAAGGCGACTCTGGTCTGACCGGACGGAAAATTATTGTTGATACCTATGGCGGCTACTCCCGTCATGGTGGCGGTGCCTTCTCCGGAAAAGACCCGACAAAAGTAGACCGCAGTGCGGCTTACGCTTGTCGCTATGTGGCTAAAAACATTGTGGCGGCTGGCTTGGCAGAAAAATGCGAAGTCCAGTTGAGCTATGCAATTGGCGTTGCTCGACCCGTCAGTATTTTGGTAGAAACCTTCGGTACCGGCAAAGTAGACGATGAGCGCTTACTGGAACTGGTGAAACAGAACTTTGAATTGCGCCCAGCAGGGATTCTCCAAGAATTCAAATTACGTCACCTACCCAGCGATCGCGGCGGTCGTTTCTACCAAGATGTCGCTGCTTATGGTCACTTTGGACGGACGGATTTAGATTTGCCTTGGGAACAAACTGACAAAGCAGCACTCCTGCGGGAAGCAATGACCGAGTGTGAAGCGACTGCTTAACCCTTGTACTTCAAGTACCTGAATACCTCGAAGCTTAAAGCCGAAGAGATGCTTGCTTTGAAAAAAGCAGTGTCCTCTCGGCTTTTTTGTGAGGGTCAACAAAAAAGTTTAGATAAAAAAACTTAAAATCTTCTAGGCTAATTTTCAACTAAATAAAATGACTGCTTAATGAGAAGTCAAATGCTTAAAATCTCTCGCCTACAGGCATTATTACCCTATTTGACCTTGTTACTTTGGTCAGTCCCTTTATTGCTATTCAGTCACGAACAGCAAAGCCTAATGGCGCATGATGAGGGACTTTACTCTTGGCGAGCTAAATTAATAGTGGAGTCTAGCAACTGGTTAAAGCCCTCTATCGCTAATTATGGTAAAACTCCCGGTGCCTATTGGTTGATTGCCAGTTCATTCTCGCTGTTCGGCATTAGTGAGGCAACTGCGCGAATACCGAGCATCATTGCTGGCATCATTAGCGTGATATTGGTCTATGAAATTGGGACAATTTTGTTAAGTAAACGAGCCGCATGGTTAGCAGCGGCAATTCTAAGTGTTGAGTTTTTTTGGTTTCAATATAGTCGATTAGCCGTTCCAGATGTGCCGATGGTTTGCATGGCACTTTTGGGTATTTGGTCTTTATTAAAAGCTGAACGACATCCAAAATATCAAGGTTTTTGGAGCTTTGTCGCTGGTATAAGTTTAGGCCTGGGCTTCTTAATCAGAAGCTATATGATTTTTTTGCCAGCGATCGCGCTGTTACCTTACCTAATTTGGGAGCATCGTCGTCACCGACATCTCACAAATCCCATGCTCTATTTAGGCTTTGTAGTTGGCTTCAGTCCAACAATCGTCTGGCTTTTGAATGGCTGGCTGTACTATGACAAAGATACTTTTCAGGAATTGTTCCAGTTTATTTTCAGGCTTAGCTCAGATGAAAGTGATGGAAATACTTGGCCTTACTATTTCTGGAATATTCCAGTCAAAGCGTTTCCCTGGCCTTTTTTCAGTTTGTTAGGTATAGGCATTTGTTTACGAAATCTACTTCCTCGACAGAAGCTAATATTAGGGGTTTTTCCGCTGATTCTGTTTGTAGAACTGAGTTTTTTCTCGACTCGTTTGCCCCATTATGCTTTGGCTCTTTATCCTTTTGTGGCTTTGTTGGCAGGACTTGCTTTGGATTGGCTTGCCAGAATTTATGAGGATACATCGCCGCGAAAATGGCTTCCGCAAAATCTTAGTTATGCTTTTGGGGGCTTAGCTTGTTTATTAGTGTTAGCAGGTGTGGCGTTGTACGGTAGTTTTCCGATTCCTGGCGTGAAAGGGGATGCACAAATACAAAAGTATGGAGCGATCGCTCTCGGTTTGGGGTTGGGATGGCTAATGTTACCAGTGGTATGGATGGGTCGTTATTACTTTGGCAAGAAGTTTTTAACGGGTCGTTATTGGTTAGCAGCTTGGTTGGTAGGACCTTGGTTTGCTTTAGCCGTAGCGGGAAGCACGGGTTTAATCGGAGATTACAACCCTGAGATCAAGGCATTAATGCAGCAGCCGGAAATTGCTGCTGTGTTACAAACTCATCCAGTGAATTGGATCAGAGGAACGGGAAAAACTGGAGTGCTACTATGCTTTTACACTCCCGATTTGGCGAAACAGGTTAAACAAGTTTCAGAGCTGCAACCGTCTAGCTACGCTTGGATTAGGTCAGAACAACTCGCCAATTTATCCTCGCCTTACCGAGCGATCGGGAAAGTCCGAGAGTGGCAACTTATTCAAGTATTGCAGTAAGCGATCGCTACAGCTTCATTAGCGTTTAACGTTCATTCAGGTCAACGCAAATGCAGGGATGGAAACAACAACTCCATCGGTTGAAAAAAGAAACCTACGCAATTTACTTGGCTTGTAAAGATCCCAGAGTTCCTTGGTATGCAAGGATATTGGCTGGGTTGATCGTCGCCTATGCCTTTAGTCCGATCGATCTCATTCCAGATTTTATCCCAGTCATTGGTTATCTAGACGATCTGATTCTTGTGCCGCTGGGAATTTGGCTGGTACTGAAGATGATTCCCCCAGCCGTGATGGCGGATTTTCGGGAAAGAGCAACAACTGCGATCGCTCAAGATAAACCTACGAATTGGATTGTTGCCTTTATTATCGTGGCTATCTGGTTTGGGTTAGGGACTTTAGGTGTAATTTGGATTGGACGCATCCTGAAACGTTAAGCCGCTCTTTAATAGCGAATTTGCAAGGTAACGGATGAAATAATCTTCTGTTCGCCACCCACAACCGGCGTGTCAGCAGCCTGATTTCGAGGGGATAATAAAGCCTGCTCGGAGGCGATGACTGGCTGTGGTGGATTGACTCCATTGATTTGAATGCTGACAATTTCTCGCTGATTGAGAGCGAGTGCCCCCAACGCCGCTGCTGCTTGCTTTTGGGCGTCTTCGGAGGCTTTTTTAATCGCTTCCTGCTGAGCCTGCGCGATCGCTTCATCCGCAGCAACAAGATTAACGCCATCAATTCGTGTTGCACCGGCTTTGATGGCATCATCTAACAGCGTCCCGGCTTTTTCATGACCAGTGCGAAAACTTACAATGTTGGTGCCGATATATCCATTCAGGGTTTGCTTACCGTCTTTGAAACTATAGTTAGGAGCGAGAGTAATTCCAGTCGTTTTTAGTTCTTCCACCTGACGGGATTTCAGCAGTTTCACTACCGCAGAAGAGCGTTGGGCGACTTGCTGCTGAACTTCCTGAGAAGTTTTCCCCTGAACTTCCACACCCAAACGCGCTTGCGCGATCGTTGTCGGAATGCTGACATCTCCTTTTCCGGAGACAGTGAGGCTTCTGGGTAGTTTCTCTAGCGTCGGGGCAGATTGGCAGGCACTCAGGCTGAGGATACCCAGCGCTAGAGAAACAATTTTTACACGATTCCAGAAATTCGGCTTAGCACTACACGGGAGAAAGCGATTCATATTTTGGAACACAAATTAGAACAACAAATAATCTCGTGTTCCTAATCTGGCACTGTAGCTTTCGAGTAGTGCTTTAGGTTACATTTTTGGAAACTTAACCCTTTCCTCGATCTTGTTTAAAACACCATACAAATCACATTGGCTCAGCGGTGGTGCTGTTATAAAAGAAGTGGAGCTAAACGTCGAGCGAGACTCGACTCGATCTAATAGGGCTGATTTGGTCATTTTTAGCAGCAAGGCAAGGAATTTGTGCTGATGCAACCTCAAGAGCCAACCGCTGCTGACGACACCACAGAGAGCCAAAAAGTTTTAGCGACTCAGCCGCTCTCGACCGACCGCCACTCGCTAAAATCTCTCTTACCTTGGAAACCGAAAGCCGGTTCTTGGCGCATCCACCAAAAGATTGGCTACGGCTATTTCCTAGCAATTGCGATTGGCTTTTTCGGTTCGCTAGCTGGGTTAGTAATCGCAGACTATTACCAAGGGCAAGGCGTCAAACAACTCAATGATGCCCACGTACAAGCACAACTGCTCGGAAATTTTAAGGATGCGGTCATCGAGGTGCAATTACATGGTTCGCATTTAGCTGCTGTACTAGAGGATTCACAACAGCTGCAATTGGAAAAAGCGCAATTTTTCGACTGTGTTAGCAAAGCTAAGAAGTTGAGGTTGGAAATTGAACGCTTCATCAAGAGCAACCCTGCCTGGTTAGCAGCAACCCCCGACACAATACAGGAATTATTGCAGGCTTACACGACTACTTTGGACTCCTACGTTCAGCAAACTGAGTCTAGCTTGCA carries:
- a CDS encoding glycosyltransferase family 39 protein, which codes for MLKISRLQALLPYLTLLLWSVPLLLFSHEQQSLMAHDEGLYSWRAKLIVESSNWLKPSIANYGKTPGAYWLIASSFSLFGISEATARIPSIIAGIISVILVYEIGTILLSKRAAWLAAAILSVEFFWFQYSRLAVPDVPMVCMALLGIWSLLKAERHPKYQGFWSFVAGISLGLGFLIRSYMIFLPAIALLPYLIWEHRRHRHLTNPMLYLGFVVGFSPTIVWLLNGWLYYDKDTFQELFQFIFRLSSDESDGNTWPYYFWNIPVKAFPWPFFSLLGIGICLRNLLPRQKLILGVFPLILFVELSFFSTRLPHYALALYPFVALLAGLALDWLARIYEDTSPRKWLPQNLSYAFGGLACLLVLAGVALYGSFPIPGVKGDAQIQKYGAIALGLGLGWLMLPVVWMGRYYFGKKFLTGRYWLAAWLVGPWFALAVAGSTGLIGDYNPEIKALMQQPEIAAVLQTHPVNWIRGTGKTGVLLCFYTPDLAKQVKQVSELQPSSYAWIRSEQLANLSSPYRAIGKVREWQLIQVLQ
- a CDS encoding S1 RNA-binding domain-containing protein, with translation MKIVEADEYRDRLFVSHRLALYPAGIKHLEVGQVVTGRVLALKPYGAFINIAVINALLHISEISHADFDKPESIFKVDDEIKAMIISMDAEKDRVSLSTKALEPELGDMLKNPQKVYEKAEEMAAKYRNQMQK
- the nrdR gene encoding transcriptional regulator NrdR — protein: MQCPLCQYTDSRVLESRSTEAGQSIRRRRECLKCNHRFTTYERIEFVPITVIKRGGQRDSFDRSKLIRGIVRACEKTGIPQGTLEVLVDEIEAELQQRIIREVTSQEIGELVLQRLQSISEVAYIRFASVYRQFQGIRDFVDTLNHLRSHGSGTEEDTELTDPLENNKSSLSEPGDTAIQASLFIGY
- the psbB gene encoding photosystem II chlorophyll-binding protein CP47 yields the protein MGLPWYRVHTVVLNDPGRLISVHLMHTALVAGWAGSMALYELAIFDPSDPVLNPMWRQGMFVLPFMARLGVTESWGGWSITGSSGNYPGVWSFEGVAAAHIVLSGLLFLAAVWHWVYWDLELFRDPRTGQPALDLPKMFGIHLLLSGLLCFGFGAFHLSGLFGPGMWVSDPYGITGSVQPVAPEWGPDGFNPFNPGGVVAHHIAAGVVGIIAGLFHLAVRPPERLYKALRMGNIETVLSSSIAAVFFAAFVVAGTMWYGSATTPIELFGPTRYQWDGGYFKQEIDRRIQANIAEGASASEAWSQIPEKLAFYDYVGNSPAKGGLFRAGPMNKGDGIAQAWLGHPVFKDAEGRELSVRRLPNFFETFPVILTDKDGVIRADIPFRRAESKNSFEQAGVTVSLYGGALDGKTFDDPAKVKQFARKAQLGEPFAFDRETLNSDGVFRTSPRGWFTFGHAVFALLFFFGHLWHGSRTLFRDVFAGVEADLEEQVEWGLFQKVGDKSTRKKEAV
- a CDS encoding 30S ribosomal protein S1, which gives rise to MVNQKTTATADIGFSHEDFAALLDKYDYHFNPGDIVAGTVFSLEPRGALIDIGAKTAAYIPIQEMSINRVDAPEEVLQSNETREFFILTDENEDGQLTLSIRRIEYMRAWERVRQLQTEDATVRSLVFATNRGGALVRIEGLRGFIPGSHISTRKPKEDLVGEELPLKFLEVDEDRNRLVLSHRRALVERKMNRLEVGEVVIGTVRGIKPYGAFIDIGGVSGLLHISEISHDHIDTPHSVFNVNDEVKVMIIDLDAERGRISLSTKQLEPEPGDMIKNRDRVYDMAEEMAAKYREQMRAKLQGTTIPSIEIGVSDEEALPPIEDEDVPPATEEAEVPPAIEAEEVPPATEEEEESPDTEAKELSPAIEQE
- the metK gene encoding methionine adenosyltransferase, whose protein sequence is MSRRYLFTSESVTEGHPDKICDQISDTILDALLTQDPSSRVAAEVVVNTGLVLITGEITTKAQVNFVNLARKKIAEIGYTDADNGFSANSCSVLVALDEQSPDIAQGVTTAQETRVEASDDQLDAIGAGDQGIMFGFACNETPELMPLPISLSHRISRRLAAVRKTGQLPYLRPDGKTQVTVAYEGGKPVGIDTILISTQHTANIGEISEQSAVQAKIKEDLWAAVVQPVFADMAIQPDEETRFLVNPTGKFVIGGPQGDSGLTGRKIIVDTYGGYSRHGGGAFSGKDPTKVDRSAAYACRYVAKNIVAAGLAEKCEVQLSYAIGVARPVSILVETFGTGKVDDERLLELVKQNFELRPAGILQEFKLRHLPSDRGGRFYQDVAAYGHFGRTDLDLPWEQTDKAALLREAMTECEATA
- a CDS encoding HAD family hydrolase, producing MVTIRCREVTFPNIQAVIFDKDGTLEDSESFLRKLGQKRSRIIDAQIPGTGDPLLMAFGINGDTLDPTGLLAVGSHGENEIAAAAYIAETGRGWLESRAIAHRAFNEADQFLKDAAPSPLFVGSLEVLQLLFQAGLKLGILSAASTSRVEAFVKRHQLSPYIQLEMGVDEGPTKPDPALFLQACQRLGVSPSNTLMVGDSAGDIQMARQAGAAGCIGICWGKPEAAHLESADVAIAQLDEIQILDANG
- a CDS encoding photosystem II reaction center protein T, with protein sequence MEAAAYILILTLALGTLFFAIAFREPPRIEKK
- a CDS encoding YkvA family protein gives rise to the protein MQGWKQQLHRLKKETYAIYLACKDPRVPWYARILAGLIVAYAFSPIDLIPDFIPVIGYLDDLILVPLGIWLVLKMIPPAVMADFRERATTAIAQDKPTNWIVAFIIVAIWFGLGTLGVIWIGRILKR
- a CDS encoding S1 RNA-binding domain-containing protein, whose amino-acid sequence is MNSNLSSFRPGDVVIGKAIALEPEGALIDIGAPTAIFLPIREMSINEIDSPEEALQLNESREFLIVNQYDEAGNLILGLSIRQLEKKLAWERVRQMQAENVTLYAKVYKISGAAGLLVRIEGLRSFIPSNLLGTCKHIQRVSGRTTPVEDR